The following coding sequences lie in one Megalodesulfovibrio gigas DSM 1382 = ATCC 19364 genomic window:
- a CDS encoding chemotaxis protein CheA, with product MPAMDPYQAYLDEAQELLENLEDLLLRLDQNPEDTECIAGIFRTMHTIKGSGGMFGYSEIARFTHDIETVFDKVRSREIQANSELVSLTFQAKDHLLTLLRQDPAGEPAGIAASDAIIAAFRPFLGSAPSSAAPAPSAAPVAPPPAGPSPTGQPGVCWLRYRPAAQAFFSGVQPLMLLDEVQALGKTRLFCHDDDVPPLAALEPDTIHCWWDVLVLSPHGIDPLRDIFIFEDDAVAQIHPVGPGQVRDADLDAFADTLHSLWQHPPREIQAALAAQHHTLLGFRTAAAPDAAPPPAAPARQQEPVHSGIRVDSQRLDHLVNMVGELVILQSRLTQATRWMAADSPVYRIAEDLERLADELRDTALGLRMLPIGSVVGALRRLVRDAGSLTNKEVELLTEGEETEMDKTVIDRLKDPLMHILRNAVDHGIEAAAIRHAAGKPPKGVVRLAAWHESGEVVIQVSDDGAGVNAAAVHAKAVERGLIAPEAELSYPEICNLLFLPGFSTAAQVSNLSGRGVGMDVVKQSIDALRGTVTMDSVPGQGSTLRIRLPLTLAIIDGLHVVVGKESYIIPLAHVEACQERTVQPDTVREVDAIERMGHLISCISLRALLEIPGDQPEFERVIIVSSDGKQVGLAVDAVVGRQQAVIKPLADIYSHLKWLSGATVSGDGGISLILDVAQLVRHAQARALGS from the coding sequence ATGCCAGCCATGGACCCGTACCAGGCCTACCTCGACGAGGCCCAGGAGCTCCTCGAAAACCTGGAAGATCTGCTCCTGCGCCTGGATCAGAATCCCGAGGATACGGAATGCATTGCCGGCATTTTTCGCACCATGCACACCATCAAGGGCTCCGGCGGCATGTTCGGATATTCGGAGATCGCCCGCTTCACCCATGATATCGAAACGGTGTTCGACAAGGTGCGCAGCCGGGAAATCCAGGCCAACAGCGAGCTGGTGAGCCTGACCTTCCAGGCCAAGGACCACCTGCTGACACTGCTGCGCCAGGACCCCGCCGGCGAACCGGCCGGCATTGCCGCGTCCGACGCCATCATCGCCGCCTTCAGGCCCTTTCTGGGCAGCGCGCCATCATCCGCCGCACCTGCCCCATCCGCCGCACCTGTCGCGCCGCCGCCGGCCGGCCCCAGCCCCACCGGCCAGCCGGGCGTGTGCTGGTTGCGGTACCGTCCCGCAGCCCAGGCGTTCTTTTCCGGCGTGCAGCCGCTCATGCTCCTGGATGAGGTCCAGGCCTTGGGCAAGACGCGCCTGTTCTGCCACGACGACGACGTGCCCCCCCTGGCGGCCCTGGAGCCGGACACCATCCATTGCTGGTGGGATGTGCTGGTGCTCTCCCCTCACGGGATCGACCCCCTGCGCGACATCTTCATTTTCGAGGATGACGCCGTGGCCCAGATCCACCCCGTGGGGCCGGGCCAGGTGCGCGATGCCGACCTGGACGCCTTTGCCGACACCCTGCACAGCCTCTGGCAGCACCCGCCCCGGGAAATCCAGGCCGCCCTGGCCGCCCAGCATCATACCCTGCTGGGCTTCCGTACTGCCGCCGCGCCAGACGCCGCCCCGCCCCCTGCCGCCCCGGCCCGGCAGCAGGAACCCGTCCACAGCGGCATCCGGGTGGATTCCCAACGCCTTGACCATCTGGTGAACATGGTGGGCGAGCTGGTGATCCTGCAATCGCGGCTCACCCAGGCCACCCGGTGGATGGCGGCAGACTCCCCCGTCTACCGCATTGCCGAAGATCTGGAGCGCCTTGCCGACGAACTGCGCGATACCGCCCTGGGCCTGCGCATGCTGCCCATCGGTAGTGTTGTCGGTGCGTTGCGGCGGCTGGTACGCGATGCCGGGAGCCTTACCAACAAGGAAGTGGAGCTGCTCACCGAAGGGGAAGAGACGGAAATGGACAAGACCGTCATCGACCGCCTGAAAGATCCCCTCATGCACATACTGCGCAATGCCGTGGACCATGGCATTGAAGCCGCGGCCATCCGCCACGCAGCCGGCAAGCCCCCCAAGGGCGTGGTGCGTCTGGCGGCCTGGCACGAAAGCGGCGAGGTGGTCATCCAGGTGTCCGACGATGGCGCCGGCGTCAATGCTGCAGCCGTGCACGCCAAGGCGGTGGAGCGGGGCCTGATTGCCCCCGAGGCCGAGCTTTCCTATCCGGAAATCTGCAACCTGCTTTTTCTACCCGGCTTTTCCACCGCAGCCCAGGTCTCCAACCTGTCCGGCCGCGGCGTGGGCATGGACGTGGTCAAGCAGAGCATCGACGCCCTGCGCGGCACCGTGACCATGGACAGCGTCCCCGGTCAGGGCTCCACGTTGCGCATCCGCCTGCCCCTGACCCTGGCCATCATCGACGGCCTGCATGTGGTGGTGGGCAAGGAATCCTACATCATCCCCCTGGCCCATGTGGAAGCCTGTCAGGAACGCACCGTGCAGCCGGATACCGTGCGGGAGGTGGACGCCATCGAGCGCATGGGCCATCTCATCAGCTGCATCAGCCTGCGCGCCCTGCTGGAAATCCCGGGCGATCAGCCGGAATTCGAGCGGGTGATCATCGTCTCCAGCGATGGCAAGCAGGTGGGCCTTGCCGTGGATGCCGTGGTGGGCCGGCAGCAGGCGGTCATCAAACCCCTGGCGGATATCTACAGCCACCTCAAATGGCTTTCCGGAGCCACCGTGAGCGGCGATGGCGGCATCTCCCTGATTCTGGACGTCGCCCAGCTGGTGCGCCACGCCCAGGCCCGCGCCCTTGGCAGCTAG
- a CDS encoding VanZ family protein → MNENGTARRPRWRAFYAFWFAGVAVYAAFSLAPWQFPYQINLFGNIMLDEALHFLAFAMLAVGLPYQFASWLDLGLAVLVLVLLGVATELAQLFIPSRAFALQDMAANILGCLAGVLPGMAHRMVRARRCR, encoded by the coding sequence GTGAACGAAAACGGCACCGCCCGACGTCCCCGGTGGCGCGCGTTTTACGCCTTCTGGTTTGCCGGGGTGGCAGTGTACGCAGCCTTCTCCCTGGCGCCGTGGCAGTTCCCGTATCAGATCAACCTGTTCGGCAATATCATGCTGGACGAAGCCCTGCACTTTCTGGCCTTTGCCATGCTGGCGGTGGGGCTGCCGTACCAGTTCGCGTCGTGGCTGGATCTGGGCCTGGCCGTCCTGGTGCTGGTACTGCTGGGCGTGGCCACGGAGCTGGCGCAACTGTTCATCCCGTCCAGGGCCTTCGCCCTCCAGGACATGGCCGCCAACATCCTGGGCTGCCTCGCTGGGGTACTGCCCGGCATGGCGCACCGCATGGTACGCGCCCGGCGCTGCCGCTAG
- a CDS encoding DsbA family protein — protein sequence MRRLLCLVLLCLLALPAACDSPAPAGKNAAADEVAVKEDFREWLRDAIKDDPAMIMDVLAANNETVFHIVDEGFRVAQNKAQLAQRLNQLEQGIMPRLDDSRPSIGPDNATITVVEFSDFQCPYCSQAARTLELLQLKYADSMRVFFKHMPLSSHQHAQSAAALFEAASLQDEAKAWELYHRYFQGQEQIKDGGMDWLLGQAREVGLDVDRLNQDAASNRVLTRIKEDVEDAQRFGLQGTPSFIINGVTVSGALSLEEFTALVEFVLQNDPRLQPGATPPQ from the coding sequence ATGCGCCGTCTGCTCTGCCTCGTGTTGCTTTGTCTGCTCGCCCTGCCTGCCGCCTGCGACTCCCCCGCCCCCGCGGGCAAGAATGCCGCTGCCGATGAGGTGGCCGTCAAGGAAGACTTCAGGGAGTGGTTGCGCGACGCCATCAAGGACGATCCGGCGATGATCATGGATGTGTTGGCTGCGAACAACGAAACCGTGTTCCATATTGTGGACGAGGGCTTCCGCGTGGCGCAGAACAAGGCCCAGCTGGCCCAGCGGCTCAACCAGCTGGAGCAGGGCATCATGCCCAGGCTGGATGACTCCCGCCCGTCCATCGGGCCGGATAACGCCACTATTACGGTAGTGGAATTTTCCGATTTTCAGTGCCCGTACTGCAGCCAGGCCGCCCGGACACTGGAGCTGCTGCAGTTGAAGTATGCCGATTCGATGCGCGTGTTCTTCAAGCACATGCCCCTTTCGTCCCATCAGCATGCCCAGAGCGCGGCGGCCCTGTTCGAGGCGGCTTCCCTGCAGGACGAAGCCAAGGCCTGGGAGCTGTACCACCGCTATTTCCAGGGGCAGGAGCAGATCAAGGACGGCGGCATGGATTGGCTGCTGGGGCAGGCCCGCGAGGTGGGGCTGGATGTGGACCGCCTCAATCAGGACGCCGCCAGCAACAGGGTGCTCACGCGCATCAAGGAAGACGTGGAGGATGCCCAGCGCTTCGGCCTGCAGGGCACGCCGTCCTTCATCATCAATGGCGTGACCGTGAGTGGGGCCCTGAGCCTGGAGGAATTCACGGCGCTGGTGGAATTCGTGTTGCAGAACGATCCGCGACTGCAGCCGGGCGCAACGCCGCCGCAGTAA
- a CDS encoding response regulator, producing MRVLIVEDDFTSRKLMQTILSPYGDCDAAVNGREAVEAFQNALNSAKPYDLVCMDIMMPEMDGQEALKQIRAIERTMGVRASDEVKVVMTTALDDPKNVVEAYYKGGATSYIPKPIDRQLFIHLLRNLGLIQ from the coding sequence ATGCGCGTGCTCATCGTGGAAGACGACTTTACCAGCCGAAAACTCATGCAAACCATCCTGTCTCCCTACGGTGACTGCGATGCTGCCGTGAACGGGCGCGAGGCGGTGGAAGCCTTTCAGAACGCATTGAACAGCGCCAAGCCGTATGATCTGGTGTGCATGGACATCATGATGCCCGAAATGGACGGCCAGGAAGCCCTCAAGCAGATCCGCGCCATTGAACGCACCATGGGGGTACGCGCTTCCGATGAAGTGAAAGTCGTGATGACCACTGCCCTGGACGACCCCAAAAACGTGGTGGAAGCCTACTACAAAGGCGGCGCCACCTCCTACATTCCCAAACCCATCGATCGGCAGCTCTTCATCCACCTGCTGCGCAATCTGGGCCTGATTCAGTAG
- a CDS encoding Tim44 domain-containing protein, translating to MGDIIWIILLLVMAWFLFARPRDDADDGSGSDDSTTPPRRDGRPSPGDLRPPSRYQAPPAAPGSASGPESPDTEPTPREASEAYRRAQAMWDSLRSAPSPRNGDTAAASRKAGSQGFDPEEFLQGARMVYARIQESWDARDLADIREFVDDQVFNNLQALAAKDPAPSHATILTLDAAFLDIEPERDREVASVRFRVRMSKNDKPPYTIEEIWHFGRELSAEGAPLGMWKVVGISQVA from the coding sequence ATGGGCGACATAATCTGGATCATCCTGCTGCTCGTCATGGCCTGGTTCCTGTTCGCCAGGCCCCGCGACGACGCCGACGACGGGTCCGGCTCCGACGACAGCACCACGCCGCCCAGGCGCGATGGCCGGCCCTCCCCCGGCGATCTGCGGCCGCCCTCCAGGTATCAGGCGCCGCCTGCTGCGCCCGGCTCGGCGTCCGGGCCTGAGTCCCCAGACACGGAACCCACCCCCCGCGAAGCCAGCGAGGCCTACCGCCGCGCCCAGGCCATGTGGGATTCCCTGCGCTCCGCCCCCTCGCCGCGCAACGGCGACACCGCCGCTGCATCCCGCAAAGCCGGCAGCCAAGGCTTCGATCCCGAAGAATTCCTGCAGGGCGCGCGCATGGTCTATGCCCGCATCCAGGAAAGCTGGGACGCCCGCGACCTGGCAGACATCCGCGAGTTTGTGGACGATCAGGTCTTCAACAACCTGCAGGCACTGGCCGCCAAGGACCCTGCGCCCTCCCATGCCACCATCCTCACCCTGGACGCCGCCTTCCTGGATATTGAGCCGGAACGTGATCGCGAGGTGGCCAGCGTGCGCTTCCGGGTGCGCATGAGCAAGAACGACAAGCCGCCGTACACCATCGAAGAAATCTGGCACTTCGGCCGCGAGCTTTCCGCCGAAGGGGCCCCCCTCGGCATGTGGAAAGTGGTGGGCATCAGCCAAGTGGCCTGA
- a CDS encoding cation diffusion facilitator family transporter, with the protein MAHGSKKVIIAALLGNTAIAVTKFIAASISGSAAMLSEGVHSLVDCGNQLLLLHGLKRAARPADAQFPYGYGKEVYFWSFVVAISIFGLGAGVSIYEGIHHLLHPKPVESPWLSYLVLAASLGFEGYSCSVAVREFRKTKGSVGWLTAVRASKDPAIFVVLFEDVAAMAGLLVALAGIALGHATGNPYFDGIAAVCIGLLLAGAAVFLAFETKGLLIGEAADPGVVAVLHRLAAARPELAGISEISTMHMGPDTVLVTISADFHDDIPAGRVEEIVCELDASIKAQVPAVKRLYVQAQKCPLPTQG; encoded by the coding sequence ATGGCGCACGGGTCCAAAAAGGTCATCATCGCGGCGTTGCTGGGCAACACGGCCATCGCCGTGACCAAGTTCATCGCCGCGAGCATCAGCGGCAGCGCGGCCATGCTCAGCGAGGGCGTGCACTCCCTGGTGGACTGCGGCAACCAGTTGCTGCTGCTCCACGGCCTCAAACGCGCCGCCCGTCCGGCAGACGCACAGTTCCCCTATGGCTATGGCAAGGAAGTGTATTTCTGGAGCTTTGTGGTGGCCATCTCCATTTTCGGCCTTGGCGCCGGGGTGTCCATCTATGAAGGCATCCACCATCTGCTGCACCCCAAACCGGTGGAAAGCCCCTGGCTGAGCTATCTGGTGCTGGCGGCGTCCCTTGGCTTTGAAGGCTATTCCTGCAGCGTGGCCGTGCGGGAGTTCCGCAAGACCAAGGGCAGCGTCGGCTGGCTCACGGCCGTGCGCGCCAGCAAGGATCCGGCCATTTTTGTGGTGCTGTTTGAGGATGTTGCCGCCATGGCTGGCCTGCTGGTGGCCCTGGCCGGCATTGCCCTGGGCCATGCCACGGGCAATCCGTATTTCGATGGCATCGCAGCCGTGTGCATCGGGCTGCTGCTGGCTGGCGCGGCGGTGTTCCTGGCCTTCGAGACCAAGGGGCTGCTCATCGGCGAGGCTGCGGATCCCGGCGTGGTGGCCGTGCTGCATCGTCTGGCGGCGGCGCGACCAGAGCTGGCCGGCATCTCGGAGATCTCCACCATGCACATGGGGCCGGACACGGTGCTGGTGACCATCAGCGCGGATTTTCACGACGATATCCCCGCCGGCCGCGTGGAGGAAATCGTCTGCGAGCTGGATGCCAGCATCAAGGCCCAGGTCCCTGCGGTCAAACGGCTGTATGTGCAGGCGCAGAAATGCCCGCTGCCGACGCAGGGCTAG
- a CDS encoding aminotransferase class IV: MDVLDSQAFLERLVGQPRPGSQNYLACYNHQVRACTTDPALMLLPLDDHLVHRGDGLFETLKWEDGRLYQLEPHVGRLSRGAAAIHLNPPCPWEEIASLTVETARLANRPHGYVRILLGRGVGGFGIDMAECPVASLFIITYAYTPKPESFYDKGVTAAKVSTPAKQGWFARIKSTDYLPNALMKREAKALGADFAICFDEHGYLAEGATENICMVDRHGKLVIPEFDRALAGTTVVRAVELISNEVPVLRRPVHEDELLEARELLVVGTTWDAIGIVRYNDKPVHDVRPGPITRRMRELLRQDLRQEGVLVYEG, encoded by the coding sequence ATGGACGTGCTCGACAGTCAGGCGTTTCTGGAACGATTGGTCGGCCAGCCCAGGCCCGGCAGCCAGAACTATCTGGCCTGCTACAACCACCAGGTTCGCGCCTGCACCACGGATCCGGCCCTCATGCTCCTGCCCCTGGACGATCACCTTGTCCACCGGGGCGACGGGCTCTTTGAAACCCTCAAGTGGGAAGACGGCCGGCTCTATCAGCTGGAGCCCCACGTGGGCCGGCTCTCCCGCGGTGCGGCGGCCATCCACCTGAATCCGCCCTGCCCGTGGGAGGAAATCGCCTCCCTGACCGTGGAAACCGCCCGTCTGGCCAATCGGCCCCATGGCTACGTGCGCATTCTGCTGGGCCGCGGCGTGGGCGGCTTTGGCATCGACATGGCCGAATGTCCCGTCGCCTCCCTGTTCATCATCACCTATGCGTACACGCCCAAGCCCGAGAGCTTCTACGACAAGGGCGTCACCGCGGCCAAGGTCTCCACGCCGGCCAAGCAGGGCTGGTTTGCGCGCATCAAGTCCACGGACTACCTGCCCAACGCCCTGATGAAGCGCGAGGCCAAGGCCCTGGGCGCGGATTTTGCCATCTGTTTTGATGAACACGGCTACCTGGCCGAGGGCGCCACCGAGAACATCTGCATGGTGGACCGGCACGGCAAGCTGGTGATTCCCGAGTTTGACCGTGCCCTGGCCGGCACCACGGTGGTGCGTGCCGTGGAGCTCATCAGCAACGAGGTTCCGGTGCTCCGCCGGCCCGTGCACGAGGATGAGCTGCTGGAGGCCAGGGAGCTGCTGGTGGTGGGCACCACCTGGGACGCCATCGGCATTGTGCGCTACAACGACAAGCCCGTGCACGACGTGCGGCCCGGCCCGATCACCCGCCGCATGCGCGAACTGCTGCGTCAGGATTTGCGGCAGGAAGGCGTGCTGGTCTACGAGGGATAA
- a CDS encoding aspartate-semialdehyde dehydrogenase has product MGAQQFVVAVAGATGAVGREMLKILEERDFPASKVIALASSRSAGSTVPFKNTELLVEELTEASFQGVDIALFSAGGSTSEKFAPYAAAAGCVVVDNSSAWRMDDRCPLVVPEVNPDDLDWHNGIIANPNCSTIQMVVALKPLHDAATITRVVVSTYQAVSGTGQKAIEELERQVRGLMGGQEVENKVYPHRIAFNVLPQIDVFLENEYTKEEMKMVHETKKIMGDDSIRVTATAVRVPVFFGHSESVNIETAKKLTAKEARAVLAQAPGVRVLDNPGEKIYPMPINAGGMDDTYVGRIREDDTIENGLNLWVVADNLRKGAALNAVQIAETLAARGLVRVQDRNVFETK; this is encoded by the coding sequence ATGGGCGCACAGCAATTCGTCGTGGCCGTGGCCGGCGCCACGGGCGCCGTTGGCAGAGAAATGCTCAAGATTCTGGAAGAGCGCGACTTCCCCGCATCCAAGGTCATCGCCTTGGCGTCCTCCCGGTCCGCGGGCAGCACCGTGCCGTTCAAAAACACGGAACTCCTGGTGGAAGAGCTCACCGAAGCCTCCTTCCAGGGAGTGGATATCGCCCTGTTCTCCGCCGGCGGGAGCACGTCCGAAAAATTTGCGCCGTATGCCGCCGCCGCTGGCTGCGTGGTGGTGGATAACTCCAGCGCCTGGCGCATGGACGACCGTTGCCCCCTGGTGGTGCCGGAAGTGAATCCGGACGACCTGGACTGGCACAACGGCATCATCGCCAATCCCAACTGCTCCACCATCCAGATGGTGGTGGCCCTCAAGCCCCTGCACGATGCCGCCACCATCACCCGCGTGGTGGTCTCCACGTATCAGGCTGTGTCCGGCACCGGGCAGAAGGCCATTGAGGAACTGGAGCGCCAGGTGCGCGGTCTGATGGGCGGCCAGGAGGTGGAGAACAAGGTCTACCCGCACCGCATCGCCTTCAACGTCCTGCCGCAGATCGACGTCTTCCTGGAGAATGAATACACCAAGGAAGAAATGAAAATGGTGCACGAAACCAAGAAGATCATGGGGGATGACTCCATCCGCGTCACTGCCACGGCTGTGCGCGTGCCGGTCTTCTTCGGCCATTCGGAATCCGTGAACATCGAAACGGCAAAGAAGCTCACCGCCAAGGAAGCCCGGGCTGTGCTCGCCCAGGCCCCCGGCGTGCGCGTGCTGGACAACCCTGGCGAGAAGATCTACCCCATGCCCATCAATGCCGGCGGCATGGACGACACCTACGTGGGCCGCATCCGCGAGGACGACACCATCGAAAACGGCCTCAATCTTTGGGTGGTGGCGGACAACCTGCGCAAGGGCGCGGCCCTGAACGCCGTGCAGATCGCCGAAACCCTGGCCGCCCGCGGCCTGGTGCGCGTGCAGGACAGGAACGTGTTCGAAACGAAGTAA
- a CDS encoding bacteriohemerythrin: protein MHPIDWNESLHIGVATIDEQHGRLTDTINALLLAYMQGQEREVLAGIINELHDYAHTHFATEESLMRRFDGQYSELTIHLQQHTMFFTRIVDFLLEYVGDPQGELTPEVLDFLTDWWKTHVTGIDARFGKFLNQQGIQ from the coding sequence ATGCACCCCATCGATTGGAACGAGTCCCTTCATATTGGCGTTGCCACCATCGACGAACAGCACGGCCGCCTCACGGACACCATCAATGCCCTGCTGCTGGCCTACATGCAAGGACAGGAGCGGGAGGTGCTTGCCGGCATCATCAACGAACTGCACGACTATGCCCACACGCATTTCGCCACGGAAGAATCCTTGATGCGGCGGTTTGATGGGCAATACAGTGAGCTGACCATCCATCTGCAGCAGCACACCATGTTTTTTACCAGGATTGTGGATTTCCTGCTGGAATACGTCGGCGATCCTCAGGGTGAACTCACGCCCGAGGTGCTGGACTTCCTGACCGACTGGTGGAAAACTCACGTGACCGGCATTGACGCCCGGTTTGGAAAATTTTTGAATCAGCAAGGCATTCAATAA
- a CDS encoding SPOR domain-containing protein — protein MACALGLGCLAVLAWAWRPCPAAAAPQGAQFAIMAERFDHEQPARVLADTLRKRGLNPYLFEALADNGSSVFAVRLDIFDSLLQALAAQDALAQKSRMPLVVTPGGSADPVNLAVVTLFVQTGAYDTESAARQALAELVARGRETAGMIPLHEAGAPPRIVVHAGTYDSYPAAAKAAAALAKKWKVQATVNVMDTALYVSRQVPARTAVPEAFVKKEPEPQKTPAATPAAAPAPAPAAAADPAANATPAPSEPVRPAPATTKAAAPKASPPKRETPKEPAAPAGPAAPVTPLPIPPNAYPPPE, from the coding sequence TTGGCATGTGCCCTTGGCCTCGGCTGCCTCGCCGTCCTCGCGTGGGCATGGCGGCCCTGCCCCGCCGCAGCGGCCCCGCAAGGCGCGCAGTTCGCCATCATGGCCGAACGGTTCGACCATGAACAACCGGCCCGCGTGCTGGCGGACACCCTGCGCAAACGCGGCCTCAATCCCTACCTTTTCGAGGCCCTGGCCGACAATGGCAGCAGCGTGTTCGCCGTACGGCTGGACATCTTCGATTCCCTGCTGCAGGCCCTGGCAGCGCAGGACGCGCTGGCCCAAAAAAGCAGGATGCCCCTTGTCGTCACTCCTGGCGGCAGCGCCGACCCCGTCAATCTGGCTGTCGTGACCCTGTTCGTGCAGACGGGTGCATATGACACCGAGTCCGCCGCCCGGCAGGCCCTGGCGGAGCTGGTGGCCCGCGGCCGGGAGACTGCCGGCATGATCCCCCTGCACGAGGCTGGCGCGCCGCCACGCATTGTGGTCCATGCCGGCACGTACGACTCCTACCCTGCCGCGGCCAAGGCCGCCGCTGCCCTGGCGAAAAAATGGAAGGTCCAGGCGACTGTCAACGTCATGGACACCGCCCTGTACGTCTCGCGCCAGGTGCCGGCCCGCACGGCCGTGCCCGAAGCCTTTGTGAAAAAGGAGCCGGAACCGCAGAAGACGCCGGCTGCTACCCCGGCTGCTGCCCCGGCCCCGGCCCCGGCTGCCGCCGCTGATCCCGCGGCCAACGCCACGCCGGCACCGTCCGAGCCTGTCCGCCCCGCACCGGCGACCACCAAGGCTGCCGCGCCCAAGGCATCGCCCCCGAAACGCGAGACGCCGAAAGAACCCGCCGCACCAGCCGGGCCCGCCGCACCGGTCACCCCCCTGCCCATCCCGCCCAATGCCTACCCGCCGCCGGAATAG
- the metF gene encoding methylenetetrahydrofolate reductase [NAD(P)H]: MRIIELMANGQFVSLEFFPPKEKEKWPEFYEEVEQLKSLRPLFVSVTYGAGGSTRDRTLELVTTLKGGHGLVPMAHLTCVGAEEQALAGYLDALAAAGVQNILALRGDPPKGEANFIPSDARFRYASDLVRFIKARHPNMCVGVAGYPEKHPEAPSMDTDLAALKIKVDAGADFIVTQLFFDNALYFAYVDQLRAMGIALPVLPGVLPVLSMASVQRMAAMCGASITPEYQAELQAADALDQAARERGEPAAAVPDAGIAHAREQVLGLLRGGAPGVHLYTLNKAAACLRIVKDADVCPLTGSC, encoded by the coding sequence ATGCGGATTATCGAGTTGATGGCCAACGGGCAGTTCGTCTCCCTGGAGTTCTTCCCGCCCAAGGAGAAGGAAAAGTGGCCGGAATTTTATGAGGAAGTGGAGCAGCTCAAGTCCCTGCGGCCGCTCTTTGTCTCCGTGACCTACGGTGCCGGCGGCTCCACGCGCGATCGCACCCTGGAGCTGGTGACGACCCTGAAGGGCGGGCACGGTCTGGTGCCCATGGCCCACCTGACCTGCGTGGGCGCGGAGGAACAGGCCCTGGCCGGGTATCTGGATGCCCTGGCCGCGGCCGGCGTGCAAAACATCCTGGCCCTGCGCGGGGACCCGCCCAAGGGCGAGGCGAACTTCATCCCCAGCGACGCCCGCTTCCGCTACGCCAGCGACCTGGTGCGATTCATCAAGGCCCGGCACCCGAACATGTGCGTGGGCGTGGCCGGTTATCCGGAGAAGCACCCCGAAGCCCCCAGCATGGATACCGATCTGGCTGCCCTGAAAATCAAGGTGGACGCCGGCGCAGACTTCATCGTCACCCAGCTCTTTTTCGACAACGCCCTGTATTTTGCCTATGTGGACCAGCTCCGCGCCATGGGGATTGCCCTGCCGGTGCTGCCCGGGGTGCTGCCGGTCCTCTCCATGGCCTCGGTGCAGCGCATGGCGGCCATGTGCGGGGCCTCCATCACCCCGGAATACCAGGCCGAACTGCAGGCGGCGGATGCTCTGGATCAGGCGGCCAGGGAGCGCGGCGAACCGGCCGCGGCCGTGCCCGACGCAGGCATCGCCCATGCCCGGGAACAGGTGCTGGGCCTGCTGCGCGGCGGTGCGCCCGGCGTGCATCTGTACACCTTGAACAAGGCCGCGGCCTGCCTGCGCATCGTCAAGGATGCCGATGTCTGCCCTTTGACGGGCAGTTGCTGA
- a CDS encoding (deoxy)nucleoside triphosphate pyrophosphohydrolase, which yields MPPDPSPCDAAAAPVVVAAGVLWKEGRFLAVQRPAGKPMAGWWEFPGGKAEPGETVAQALVRELREELGVEVLSWALFHATTHVYPHAHVVVHFFHVDQWSGEVHPYDGQALVWCDGHTAAALPFLPADQGVLALIRADSTRLAVAHAEGKE from the coding sequence ATGCCTCCTGATCCGTCTCCCTGCGATGCAGCCGCCGCGCCGGTGGTGGTGGCGGCCGGCGTTCTCTGGAAGGAGGGCCGGTTTCTGGCGGTGCAACGTCCCGCAGGCAAGCCCATGGCCGGCTGGTGGGAATTTCCCGGGGGCAAGGCGGAACCGGGCGAAACCGTGGCCCAGGCCCTGGTACGGGAGCTGCGCGAGGAACTCGGGGTGGAGGTCTTGTCCTGGGCGCTGTTTCATGCCACCACCCACGTGTACCCTCACGCGCATGTGGTGGTGCATTTTTTTCATGTGGACCAATGGTCAGGCGAGGTGCACCCGTACGACGGGCAGGCCCTTGTCTGGTGCGATGGCCATACCGCGGCGGCCCTGCCGTTCCTGCCTGCCGATCAGGGCGTGCTCGCCCTCATCCGTGCAGACAGCACCCGGCTCGCCGTCGCGCATGCGGAAGGCAAGGAGTAG